From Candidatus Doudnabacteria bacterium, a single genomic window includes:
- a CDS encoding recombinase family protein: MIKKPSLKLKTGIAYIRESTEEQDKGFSPDNQRRSIEKFASEHNIQIVEWYKDLVSGTDALKRDDFQRMITDAMLHKFEVILVYHTSRFARNVKEARHYKELLRKKLGIDVTSVTQNFGNDWNDPSSFLNEGINELFDEHTSRQISFWVRNSLMEKRTQGKQTGNPPAGYTKKKIGFDKEKGRPIYDPEWRIDPLGAKNVKKIYLLYATGRYSYADVAVEMNKAKARTKSGRPYTYSTIKDILSNKVYLGMVFSRKKNYPTIKGIHPAIISQKLFDKVQDAIAGRRNTFGRPVAQHRFYLLQGLVYCYYSYKELKGKENDPNARMLPKMYAQYYKWKNGEYLAYGCKFRKENKSCKQPIVKADVIDKQVLDFMEGFNIPSDIIEHTLSKLKDLFKQASQSVKDTSIVDKLQARKKKVNFQWQNTEELTEAEYLQQIKDINSELKKYESLGLVNNNGKLKEAEYTKKTEKFLKDFKQFWHTIDMEEKREWIQTTIKRIWVQDQKVVAIEPHDDFKPLFVAHRKVVARAPSGTPTKDISKSGIGLSYS, encoded by the coding sequence ATGATTAAAAAACCCTCTCTAAAACTGAAAACAGGCATTGCTTATATCCGCGAAAGTACTGAGGAGCAGGATAAGGGTTTTTCGCCTGATAACCAAAGGCGATCAATTGAGAAGTTCGCCAGTGAACACAACATTCAAATCGTGGAGTGGTATAAGGATTTGGTGTCAGGCACGGATGCTTTGAAGCGAGACGATTTCCAAAGGATGATTACGGATGCGATGCTACACAAGTTTGAAGTCATCTTGGTTTATCACACCTCTCGGTTTGCTCGCAATGTCAAAGAAGCCAGGCATTACAAAGAATTGCTTAGGAAGAAACTGGGTATTGATGTAACATCAGTAACCCAGAACTTTGGTAATGACTGGAATGATCCGAGTTCTTTTCTAAACGAGGGGATTAACGAATTATTTGATGAGCACACTTCAAGACAGATCAGCTTTTGGGTCAGGAACTCTTTGATGGAGAAACGCACACAAGGCAAACAGACTGGCAATCCGCCAGCGGGATACACGAAAAAGAAAATCGGCTTTGATAAAGAAAAAGGACGGCCGATTTATGATCCAGAATGGCGGATTGATCCTCTCGGAGCAAAGAACGTAAAGAAAATATATTTATTATATGCGACCGGCCGGTATTCGTATGCGGATGTAGCCGTTGAAATGAATAAAGCAAAGGCACGGACTAAATCTGGCCGACCCTATACTTATAGCACTATTAAAGACATCCTAAGCAATAAAGTTTACCTTGGTATGGTATTTTCTCGGAAGAAAAATTACCCGACGATAAAAGGTATTCACCCAGCTATAATTTCGCAAAAGTTGTTTGATAAGGTGCAGGATGCCATAGCTGGCCGCAGGAATACTTTTGGGCGGCCAGTTGCTCAACATAGATTTTATTTACTGCAAGGGTTGGTATATTGCTACTACAGCTATAAAGAGCTTAAGGGCAAGGAGAATGACCCTAACGCCAGAATGCTGCCAAAGATGTATGCCCAATATTACAAGTGGAAGAACGGCGAGTATTTGGCCTATGGTTGTAAATTTAGGAAAGAGAATAAGAGTTGCAAACAACCGATTGTGAAAGCGGACGTGATTGATAAGCAGGTCTTGGATTTTATGGAGGGGTTTAATATACCCTCAGATATTATTGAGCATACGTTATCCAAGCTCAAGGATTTATTTAAGCAAGCCAGCCAATCAGTGAAGGACACCTCGATCGTAGATAAGTTGCAGGCCAGAAAGAAAAAAGTAAACTTTCAATGGCAGAATACCGAAGAACTCACAGAAGCTGAATACCTACAGCAAATCAAGGACATCAATAGCGAGCTGAAAAAATACGAAAGTTTGGGGTTAGTAAATAATAATGGTAAACTTAAGGAAGCTGAATATACAAAAAAGACTGAAAAATTCCTCAAGGACTTCAAACAATTCTGGCACACGATAGATATGGAAGAAAAGCGTGAGTGGATACAAACAACAATTAAACGAATTTGGGTGCAGGATCAAAAGGTTGTAGCCATAGAACCGCACGACGATTTCAAACCATTATTCGTCGCACACAGGAAAGTGGTGGCTAGAGCCCCATCGGGCACCCCAACAAAGGACATTAGCAAAAGCGGAATTGGATTAAGCTATAGTTAG
- a CDS encoding Fic family protein, producing the protein MKNFDKRLSNIPDAIWAKIAQIDDLKGRWTSGAQLSPQLLGRLKKWVLITSTGASTRIEGSKLTDEDVEKFIRGLGMKKFASRDKQEVQGYFDLLNNVFDAWQTIKLSESSIKHLHNELLKYVEKDQGHKGDYKKGENRVDMTDAQGNFVATLFNPTPAYLTPKEMQELVDWTETQLKIKKYNPLLVIGNFLVEFLNIHPFQDGNGRLSRVLTNLLLLKEGFVYMPYVSHEKLIEDNKSEYYIALRKSQQTAKSKREDITPWLEFFFDILLKQSKIAIGLLNKEDIEKLLSPKQILVWKYLQTVDEATPQEISKKAKVARPTVNQVLDKLLKFKKIERLGMGSATRYRKL; encoded by the coding sequence ATGAAAAACTTCGATAAACGCCTTAGTAACATACCGGATGCTATTTGGGCTAAAATCGCCCAAATTGACGATCTTAAGGGTCGCTGGACATCAGGGGCACAATTGAGCCCACAGTTGTTAGGCAGGCTTAAGAAATGGGTTTTAATCACCTCCACAGGAGCCTCGACCCGTATTGAGGGCTCTAAACTAACTGATGAAGATGTCGAGAAATTCATTCGTGGTTTGGGAATGAAGAAGTTTGCGTCGAGAGATAAACAAGAAGTGCAGGGATACTTTGATCTGCTAAATAATGTTTTTGATGCTTGGCAGACAATAAAATTGTCCGAAAGCTCAATTAAGCATTTGCATAACGAGCTGCTTAAGTATGTCGAAAAAGATCAGGGTCATAAGGGCGATTATAAAAAAGGCGAGAATAGAGTTGATATGACGGATGCTCAAGGTAATTTCGTTGCAACTTTATTTAATCCCACTCCCGCATACTTAACACCGAAAGAAATGCAAGAATTAGTAGATTGGACAGAAACCCAGCTCAAAATTAAGAAATATAATCCGCTACTTGTGATCGGCAACTTCCTTGTAGAATTTCTGAACATTCATCCGTTCCAAGATGGCAACGGCCGTCTTTCCCGTGTCCTTACAAATTTACTTCTTTTGAAAGAAGGGTTTGTCTATATGCCTTATGTCTCCCACGAAAAATTGATCGAGGATAATAAATCAGAATACTATATTGCCTTAAGAAAGAGCCAACAGACAGCTAAGAGCAAGAGAGAAGATATAACCCCGTGGTTGGAGTTCTTCTTTGACATACTGCTTAAGCAGTCAAAAATAGCCATTGGCTTGCTCAATAAAGAAGACATAGAGAAACTACTCTCACCCAAGCAGATATTGGTCTGGAAGTATCTGCAAACTGTAGACGAGGCCACTCCCCAAGAGATTAGCAAAAAAGCTAAAGTCGCTCGGCCGACAGTTAATCAAGTATTGGACAAGTTATTGAAATTTAAGAAAATAGAACGGTTGGGTATGGGTAGTGCTACCCGATACAGAAAACTGTAA
- a CDS encoding ADP-ribosylglycohydrolase family protein — MEIESKQKILVRKELLEKYHGSLFGLAIGDALGVPAEFKAVGEFEPITDFRDSDWFDLPAGHWSDDTAMALCLANSLIEKKSFDPVDQIEKYKKWLETGYCSSSGKAIGVGQTILRALLTYRNGDDPYVAISSRNSDGNGSLMRLAPIPLYFRSNPEQAVKNAGLSSKITHGSQLCSDACKYYTGLIIGALNGVSKEELLSDLYSPIPDFWKNNQLTSEIENIARGSFKHHDPPFIEGSGFVVKSMEAALWAFYNSEFFEDGVLKAINLGDDADTTGAIYGQLAGAYYGIGGIPKKWFDNVAKKDELLGIANQLFELS, encoded by the coding sequence ATGGAAATCGAATCAAAACAAAAAATTCTTGTGCGAAAGGAGCTATTGGAAAAATATCATGGCTCCTTGTTTGGTTTAGCAATTGGCGATGCCCTCGGAGTTCCCGCAGAATTTAAAGCAGTTGGCGAATTTGAACCTATAACTGATTTTAGAGATTCTGATTGGTTTGATTTACCCGCTGGTCATTGGTCTGACGATACTGCTATGGCATTATGTCTTGCAAACAGTTTAATCGAGAAAAAATCTTTTGATCCTGTTGATCAAATTGAAAAATATAAAAAATGGCTTGAAACAGGATACTGTTCAAGCTCAGGAAAGGCTATTGGTGTCGGCCAAACAATACTTAGAGCGCTCCTGACATACCGAAATGGAGACGATCCGTATGTGGCGATTTCTTCTCGAAATTCTGACGGAAATGGAAGTCTTATGCGACTTGCTCCAATACCTTTGTATTTTAGAAGTAATCCAGAGCAAGCAGTAAAAAATGCTGGATTAAGCTCAAAAATTACCCATGGCTCTCAGTTATGTTCTGATGCTTGCAAATATTACACCGGACTTATTATCGGGGCATTAAATGGGGTTTCGAAAGAAGAATTATTGTCTGATTTATATTCTCCGATTCCAGATTTCTGGAAAAATAATCAACTCACATCAGAAATAGAAAATATTGCCCGTGGTTCTTTCAAACATCATGATCCGCCTTTTATAGAAGGGAGTGGATTTGTAGTTAAATCTATGGAAGCGGCTTTGTGGGCGTTTTATAACTCGGAATTCTTTGAAGACGGAGTACTCAAGGCAATCAATCTTGGGGATGACGCTGATACCACGGGAGCAATATACGGACAACTTGCCGGAGCATATTACGGAATTGGCGGAATTCCTAAAAAATGGTTTGATAATGTAGCCAAGAAAGACGAGCTACTTGGGATAGCGAATCAATTGTTCGAATTATCTTAA
- a CDS encoding DUF2779 domain-containing protein — MDKKYLVRLNRAYIRKGELDFTPGQLFIIEDKTEAIERLKPIAVEEMEQAQNYLLSKKMPSVPCPCYYRGRSAHCTAFSYINPSVPRYSVHDLNRIGNSKRYLEELLNEGILEIGNVPIDDRLKPKESKKNEKPSKPRKLNQIMVHKSQEPLIDIKSIKTELDSLVFPLYFLDYETYPTAIPPYSGYRPYQQIVFQYSLHVLNDENSEPTHFECLILDGEPSERIAKNLREHIGNKGTVISWSKKFENTRNRELAIFLPEYKDFFLKVVERTYDLMDIVEDQHYVHPGFEGRASIKKVLPIVAKLTGASDLSYETLGVQNGTDAIEAYRQITKGELVGEMAKEKESQMLEYCKLDTYGMFAIWKFFSKLK, encoded by the coding sequence TTGGATAAAAAATATCTTGTCCGTCTCAATCGAGCATACATTAGAAAAGGCGAGCTAGATTTCACACCAGGTCAACTTTTCATCATCGAGGATAAGACCGAGGCGATAGAACGCTTGAAACCAATTGCCGTAGAAGAAATGGAGCAGGCCCAAAACTATTTATTAAGTAAAAAAATGCCTTCGGTTCCATGCCCTTGTTACTATAGGGGTCGCAGTGCTCATTGCACAGCGTTTTCTTATATCAACCCGAGCGTACCTAGATACAGCGTTCATGATTTAAATAGAATTGGAAATAGTAAGAGATATCTAGAGGAGTTACTTAATGAGGGTATACTGGAAATTGGCAATGTGCCAATAGACGATAGATTAAAGCCCAAAGAATCAAAAAAAAATGAAAAACCTAGTAAACCAAGAAAACTAAATCAAATCATGGTTCATAAATCTCAAGAACCATTGATTGATATTAAGTCGATCAAGACCGAACTCGATTCGCTTGTATTTCCTCTTTATTTTCTCGACTATGAAACATATCCAACTGCCATCCCTCCGTATAGCGGATATCGTCCCTACCAACAAATTGTTTTTCAATATTCGTTACATGTTCTAAATGACGAGAATTCAGAGCCTACTCATTTCGAATGTCTAATCTTAGATGGAGAGCCCTCTGAGCGTATCGCGAAGAATTTACGAGAACATATCGGTAATAAGGGAACGGTTATTTCGTGGTCTAAAAAATTCGAAAATACACGAAATCGCGAACTTGCAATTTTTTTACCAGAATATAAAGATTTTTTTCTTAAGGTAGTTGAAAGAACATACGATTTGATGGATATAGTTGAGGATCAACATTACGTACATCCAGGATTTGAAGGCAGAGCCTCAATTAAAAAAGTCTTGCCAATAGTCGCCAAACTAACAGGGGCTTCAGATTTATCCTATGAAACACTTGGTGTACAAAATGGTACCGATGCTATCGAGGCTTATCGACAAATAACTAAAGGTGAATTAGTTGGGGAGATGGCGAAAGAAAAGGAAAGTCAGATGTTGGAATATTGTAAACTAGACACTTATGGTATGTTTGCGATTTGGAAGTTTTTTTCTAAATTAAAATAA